Within the Candidatus Polarisedimenticolia bacterium genome, the region CTGGGAGTCCAGGTGCGCGACACCGGCATCGGCACGACCCTGGAGGTGAGCTGGCAGCCCAACTCCGAGACCGACCTGCTCAAATATGAGGTCTCCTACGGGACCGTCCCCGGCAGCCATCCGATCACGCTGAACGCGGGCCTGGCCACCTCGATCTTCCTCAACGGCCTGACCACCGGGACCACCTATTACGCCGTGGTGCGCGCCATCAATACCTCCTCGGTGGTGGGGGCAGACAGCATCGAGGTGAGCGGCATGCCGCACGTCTTCATGGGGATTGCCCCGCCGAATACGATCCAGGCGCTGACGGTGACCCGCTCGGGCAACGATTTGATTCTCTCCTGGCCCGCCGTCACCCAGAACATCTACGGCAACGCGACCACCATCAATCACTACAACGTCTATCGCTCCAACTTCCCTTCGTTCATACCCTCCGATGGCTTCAACCTGCTCGCGCAGGTGCCGGCTTCCTCCAATCCGTCCTACACTCACACGGGCGGGGCGGTGACTCCGGACGACGGCTACTATCTGGTGTCGGCGGTGGACAACTTCGGCTTCTCTTCGGGGCTCGGCGCCGATCTGCCCGCGGGGATCCTGACGCTGAGCGTCGCGCCTTCGCCCACGCCCGGAATGCTGCGCCTCTCCTGGCCCGCGGTCACCGTCACGGTGACGGGCAAGCCGGCAAACATCAGTTACTACCGCCTGCACGGGGCGACCATCCCCGTGCCGCGCAGCGCCGCCAATGCCGGCAACCTGATCATGGACAATCTCACGGGGACCAGCGTGGACGTCCCCGCTCCGGGCTCTGCGAGGTTCTACTACACCGTTCTCGTGGTCGACACCCGGGGGAACCTCAGCCCCTACTGACGAAAAGGACAATCGTGGACGTGACCGACGCTCCGGCGCTCGAGCAGGCGCCCGCCAAAGCGCGCGCCGTCGAGGAGCTGATCGAGCGGATCCGCGCGGGGGAGATCGACGCCTTCGAGGAGATCATCCGCCTCTACGAGCGGCGGGTCCTGTCGATGGCCATCCAGATGGGGCTCACCCCACAGGACTCGCAGGATGCCGCGCAAGAAGTCTTCCTGAGGGTGTTCCGCTACCTGGCGAAGTTCGACCCGGGACGCAGCTTCGAGGCCTGGATCTGGAAGATATGCGTCAACGTCGTCTTCAACTCGCTGCGGCGCCGGCGGGACCGGGGGGAAGTCTCCTGGGAAGCTCTGGTCGGGGAGGGGATGGAGGAGCCGGCGCATACCGAGGCCCTCCAGGTCCAGGTCGAGAACACCCAGCTTTGCTCCCATCTCCTCTCGCACATGGGAGTGCTCTCCCGCCAGGAGAGAATGGCATTTGTTTTGAGGGAATTGCAGGAGCTGGAAACAACCGAGGTGGCGCGCGCCATGGGAATCTCCGCCATCACGGTGCGGCGTCATGCCGCCAGCGCTCGCA harbors:
- a CDS encoding sigma-70 family RNA polymerase sigma factor, with protein sequence MDVTDAPALEQAPAKARAVEELIERIRAGEIDAFEEIIRLYERRVLSMAIQMGLTPQDSQDAAQEVFLRVFRYLAKFDPGRSFEAWIWKICVNVVFNSLRRRRDRGEVSWEALVGEGMEEPAHTEALQVQVENTQLCSHLLSHMGVLSRQERMAFVLRELQELETTEVARAMGISAITVRRHAASARNKLRRAMETIEPGPR